The proteins below come from a single Pedobacter aquae genomic window:
- a CDS encoding sugar transferase, with the protein MQFQDFKDSSYLNNPSKISILYYADIYKNDISETFNDESFEILSFSSLAELQSATQKLTINELNSTILLEVSQQNINEAVDFIESLKKNWLTRNLIVFFLLHENDNQLFQIALKLGISDCYKPTINFNDVKERLRFLTFYKLLRSQVSNISETPSVEYKIPFSKRLIDIILSLSALIFLSPFFLIISLLIKLDSKGPIFYISKRVGTGYKIFDFYKFRSMRQDADKLVADLAKKNQYGNSAFFKIENDPRVTKLGNFLRNTSIDELPQLYNVLKGDMSLVGNRPLPLYEAEQLTTNEWSMRFLGPAGLTGLWQISKRGKKDMSDRERKKLDNFYASNYSIWLDLRIILKTIPALIQKEKV; encoded by the coding sequence ATGCAATTTCAAGATTTTAAAGATTCCTCATATTTAAATAATCCATCAAAAATTAGTATTCTTTACTATGCTGATATTTATAAAAATGATATATCAGAAACCTTTAATGATGAATCATTTGAAATCTTAAGCTTTTCTAGTTTAGCAGAATTACAGAGCGCTACGCAAAAACTTACTATAAACGAACTTAACAGTACTATTCTTTTAGAAGTAAGTCAGCAAAATATTAATGAAGCTGTTGATTTTATTGAGTCTCTAAAGAAGAACTGGCTTACCAGAAATCTTATTGTTTTCTTTCTTCTCCATGAAAACGATAATCAGTTATTTCAAATCGCATTAAAATTAGGAATAAGTGATTGCTATAAACCAACTATAAATTTTAATGACGTAAAAGAAAGACTAAGATTTCTTACATTTTATAAATTATTACGCTCTCAGGTTAGTAACATATCCGAAACACCTTCGGTAGAATATAAAATCCCTTTTAGTAAAAGATTAATAGACATTATTTTATCACTTTCAGCTTTAATTTTTTTAAGTCCGTTTTTTTTAATTATATCCCTACTTATCAAATTAGATTCAAAAGGTCCTATATTTTATATCAGTAAAAGAGTTGGTACCGGTTATAAGATTTTTGATTTTTATAAATTTAGATCGATGCGACAAGATGCAGATAAACTAGTTGCAGACTTAGCTAAGAAAAATCAATACGGAAATTCTGCTTTTTTCAAAATAGAAAACGACCCGCGAGTAACTAAACTAGGCAATTTCTTAAGAAATACTAGCATAGATGAGCTTCCACAGCTTTATAATGTTTTAAAAGGCGATATGTCTTTGGTTGGCAATAGACCTTTACCCCTTTATGAAGCAGAGCAATTAACAACCAACGAGTGGTCTATGCGCTTTTTAGGTCCTGCCGGATTAACTGGTTTATGGCAAATAAGTAAACGAGGAAAAAAAGATATGTCTGACAGGGAAAGAAAAAAATTAGATAATTTTTACGCGTCTAATTACTCAATTTGGTTAGATTTAAGGATTATTTTAAAAACCATACCTGCATTAATACAAAAGGAAAAAGTTTAA
- a CDS encoding TolC family protein codes for MIRNFKILLLFLIISFVVPLKSNAQESVIKGIDYIFLDTLIEKAKVNYPRNKILKAKSEIAKNDIAKNNFSWLDVLNFTYLYRPNNNSTINLQDPNLLNGYQIGVNLNLGNVIAKPFTIKNSKSTYKISKLEEEEYSLTLEREVKNRYYEYLKYVNLLKISSKATLDAESLLKEMKYKYEKGEVSLEVYTNVLLNTTDQNKSRIEAEAEVFNAKALLEELVGEKLEDIKINGRN; via the coding sequence ATGATTAGAAACTTTAAAATATTACTACTATTCCTCATCATTTCTTTTGTTGTGCCTCTTAAGAGTAATGCACAAGAATCTGTTATTAAAGGAATTGATTATATTTTTTTAGATACACTTATTGAAAAAGCAAAAGTAAATTACCCAAGGAATAAGATTTTAAAAGCTAAATCAGAAATCGCGAAAAATGATATTGCGAAAAATAATTTTTCTTGGTTGGATGTATTAAACTTTACCTATTTATACAGACCTAATAACAACTCTACCATTAACCTTCAAGATCCAAATCTTCTAAATGGTTATCAGATAGGTGTCAACTTAAACTTAGGAAATGTTATAGCAAAACCTTTCACTATTAAAAACTCAAAGTCAACTTATAAAATTTCGAAATTAGAAGAAGAAGAATATTCATTAACTTTAGAAAGAGAAGTTAAGAACAGATATTATGAGTATTTAAAATATGTTAATTTATTAAAAATCAGTTCAAAAGCTACTCTAGATGCAGAATCTCTTTTAAAAGAGATGAAATATAAATATGAAAAAGGTGAAGTTAGTCTTGAAGTTTATACCAATGTTTTGCTAAATACTACTGATCAAAACAAAAGTCGTATAGAAGCAGAAGCAGAAGTTTTTAATGCAAAGGCCTTATTAGAAGAACTAGTAGGCGAAAAATTAGAAGATATTAAAATAAATGGACGTAATTAA
- a CDS encoding exopolysaccharide transport family protein gives MDVIKFLKYLYKRKYVLIIVPIITVIITYFLGKNILDNYVSEAQISTGFVDESQQVLQEKETYVQESRISQRFNNLIEIMKLKLITDQISYKLMLHDLTSKKPFRNSSQLLKELNASARKHAVEVYTQKYNKMEPLSLWDKDQRGLYQVLVSMKYDEESLNKKLRIYRNTDSDFIIVSFESENPELSAFVVNAICQEFIKYYAFTSKENENKGVAYLSSLLAQKRQSLDEKMSQLRDYKIKNNVINLYEQSKILYGEIMDFESKKLETQKSIDSYSQTLQNINDKFNPTEKKYLESTLSKINREIVSTKEKIKSITEKYVQSSFNPVYNKSLDSLNNILANQINDASDKYIISPLNTKEKLITEKITLEITGDLAKYSLATIENHLNSLNQKFKTLVPFDAVVQTLERDIEVASTEYLDVLNKYNQVNMQANSNTKLRQIQLAMPGLPQPSKKMLLVILSGMISFIFCTLVFFILFVLDRSIKSVEELEKTTEIPVIGELSYLKSFTDLKDIWLNKTPDQDTLNFKNLLRAIRFEVKTKMLYNNNKVLAVTSMIPNEGKTFFSLSLAYSFAMLNKKVLLIDGDFDKPDISEASNHKTYIEDYVKDRILPEDNAITIIGNKGGDSSLLEVVEEHVIESIFEDFKKKFDVIIIDTCSLKV, from the coding sequence ATGGACGTAATTAAGTTTCTAAAATATTTATATAAAAGAAAATATGTCTTAATTATCGTACCTATTATTACGGTTATTATCACATATTTTTTAGGTAAAAATATCTTAGATAATTATGTGTCTGAGGCTCAAATATCTACTGGCTTTGTAGATGAGTCTCAACAAGTACTACAAGAAAAGGAAACTTACGTTCAAGAATCAAGAATTTCACAAAGATTTAATAATCTCATAGAAATTATGAAGTTGAAACTGATTACCGATCAGATTTCATATAAGTTAATGCTTCATGATTTAACGAGTAAAAAGCCGTTTAGAAATTCTAGTCAACTTTTAAAAGAATTAAACGCTTCTGCCAGAAAACATGCTGTAGAAGTATATACTCAGAAATATAATAAAATGGAACCTTTATCTCTTTGGGATAAAGACCAAAGAGGCCTATATCAGGTTTTGGTTTCTATGAAATACGATGAGGAATCTTTAAATAAAAAGTTAAGGATTTATAGAAACACAGATAGTGACTTTATTATTGTAAGCTTTGAGTCTGAAAATCCTGAGTTATCCGCTTTTGTTGTAAATGCTATTTGCCAAGAATTCATCAAATATTACGCTTTCACAAGTAAAGAAAACGAAAATAAAGGGGTTGCTTATCTAAGTTCACTACTGGCTCAAAAAAGACAGTCATTAGATGAAAAAATGAGCCAGCTGAGGGATTATAAGATTAAAAATAATGTTATAAATCTTTACGAGCAATCTAAAATTCTCTATGGCGAAATTATGGATTTTGAGAGTAAAAAATTAGAAACTCAAAAAAGTATTGATTCTTACTCGCAAACACTTCAAAATATTAATGATAAATTTAACCCTACGGAGAAAAAATATTTAGAATCAACCTTATCAAAAATTAATAGAGAGATAGTTTCTACCAAAGAAAAAATAAAATCTATAACAGAAAAATACGTTCAAAGCTCTTTTAATCCTGTTTATAATAAAAGCCTAGACTCATTAAATAACATTTTAGCTAACCAAATTAATGATGCCTCTGATAAATACATTATAAGTCCTTTAAATACTAAAGAGAAGCTTATAACGGAAAAAATCACGCTTGAAATTACCGGAGATTTAGCTAAATACAGTTTAGCAACAATAGAAAACCATTTAAATAGTCTCAATCAAAAATTTAAAACTTTAGTTCCTTTTGATGCCGTTGTACAAACTTTAGAAAGAGATATTGAAGTTGCTAGTACAGAGTATTTGGATGTATTAAATAAATACAACCAAGTAAACATGCAAGCAAATTCTAATACTAAATTAAGACAGATTCAATTAGCGATGCCTGGTTTACCGCAGCCATCAAAAAAAATGCTATTGGTTATACTTAGTGGTATGATTAGCTTTATCTTTTGTACTTTAGTTTTCTTTATTCTTTTTGTTTTAGATAGATCTATAAAAAGTGTTGAGGAGTTAGAAAAAACTACTGAAATACCTGTTATAGGAGAATTAAGCTATTTAAAGAGTTTTACCGATTTAAAAGATATTTGGCTTAATAAAACGCCAGACCAAGACACACTAAACTTTAAGAATTTATTGAGAGCCATAAGGTTTGAGGTTAAAACCAAGATGCTTTATAATAATAATAAAGTTTTAGCTGTAACCAGTATGATTCCTAACGAGGGTAAAACCTTTTTCTCTTTGTCTCTAGCCTATTCTTTTGCCATGCTAAATAAAAAAGTATTGCTTATAGATGGCGATTTTGATAAACCTGATATTTCTGAAGCATCAAATCATAAAACTTATATTGAGGATTACGTAAAAGATAGAATTTTACCTGAGGATAATGCCATTACCATTATTGGCAATAAAGGAGGTGATTCTTCTTTGCTAGAAGTTGTAGAAGAGCATGTGATTGAGTCTATTTTTGAAGATTTTAAAAAGAAATTTGATGTTATTATAATTGATACCTGCTCTTTAAAAGTTTAA
- a CDS encoding beta-1,6-N-acetylglucosaminyltransferase, whose translation MKIAHLILTHQSPKQLQRLVSSLEHPEAYFFIHLDLKADLNAFKSPFKSDRVVFIKDRVDVKWGTYSMVKATLNGFNEILSFPVDFDFVNLLSGQDYPLRSTSSFHNFLEQNKDFSFMHYWFIKTDWPDVHSRIFEYHFDDFDFVGKFKIASVLNFLLPKRKLPYGLEPVGRSQWFTVNMVHLKYMMQYVENHPAYIKYFRLTWGCDEFFFQTILYNSIYKDQIVNNNLRYIDWSEGNDSPKTLELSDLESLKQSKDFFARKFDEIKSANLLKEIDSLREAH comes from the coding sequence ATGAAAATAGCGCATTTAATTTTAACTCATCAAAGCCCTAAACAACTACAAAGATTGGTAAGTAGTTTAGAGCATCCGGAAGCGTATTTTTTTATCCATTTAGATCTTAAAGCAGATTTAAACGCTTTTAAATCACCATTTAAATCTGATAGGGTAGTTTTTATTAAAGATAGAGTTGATGTGAAATGGGGGACTTACAGCATGGTTAAAGCTACCTTAAATGGCTTTAATGAAATTTTAAGTTTTCCTGTAGATTTTGATTTTGTGAACCTATTAAGCGGTCAAGATTATCCTTTAAGAAGCACCTCTAGTTTTCATAATTTTCTTGAACAAAATAAAGATTTTTCTTTCATGCATTATTGGTTTATAAAAACCGATTGGCCTGATGTACATTCCAGAATATTTGAATATCATTTCGATGATTTTGACTTCGTTGGAAAATTTAAAATAGCATCTGTTTTAAACTTTCTTTTACCTAAAAGGAAATTACCTTACGGTTTAGAGCCTGTTGGGCGCTCACAATGGTTTACAGTAAATATGGTACATCTTAAATACATGATGCAGTATGTAGAAAATCATCCTGCTTATATCAAATATTTTAGGTTAACATGGGGCTGCGATGAGTTTTTTTTCCAAACCATTTTATACAATTCTATCTATAAAGATCAAATAGTAAATAACAACTTAAGGTATATTGATTGGTCTGAAGGAAATGATAGCCCTAAAACTCTTGAACTATCAGATTTAGAAAGTTTAAAGCAGTCTAAAGATTTCTTTGCCAGAAAATTTGATGAAATAAAAAGTGCTAATTTATTAAAAGAAATAGATTCACTTAGAGAAGCTCATTAA
- a CDS encoding acyltransferase family protein codes for MIKLLQNIPHKLARVTSGRKLISEIDGLRFIAIVPVMIQHMAERFERNTTIKFSTSLEDDYSSFLASRGFLGVFIFFVISGFILALPFASYHLKNTKKVSLKEYFWRRITRLEPPYIFWMTVFFIVFIVYHQQSFLAYLPHYLANITYTHSLIYQDWSPFNPPTWTLEIEIQFYILAPFMALALFAIKNKIWRRIAIISFTAIIMGLQQYFKFYLAPTSLTILAHLHYFLIGFLLADIYLCDWNHIKRNIGYDILGLLSIILLITFWSWDFELSNRIIVVLALFFFFYAAFKGIYINKFICNKWIMAIGGMCYTIYLVHLPISEFIIKFTKHIYITDSYFINLAIQLLIFLPVTICLSAIFFLLFEKPFMDKNWLQNFRSKLKNL; via the coding sequence ATGATTAAACTACTACAAAATATACCACATAAATTAGCTAGAGTAACTTCTGGTAGAAAGCTCATAAGTGAAATTGATGGATTAAGATTTATAGCCATAGTACCTGTGATGATACAACACATGGCAGAGCGGTTTGAGCGAAATACAACTATCAAATTTAGCACTTCATTAGAAGATGATTATAGTAGTTTTTTAGCTTCAAGAGGTTTTTTAGGCGTTTTTATCTTCTTCGTGATTAGTGGTTTTATTTTGGCCTTACCCTTTGCATCTTATCATTTAAAAAACACAAAAAAAGTTAGTCTTAAGGAATATTTTTGGAGAAGAATAACCCGATTAGAACCACCTTATATCTTTTGGATGACGGTATTCTTCATTGTATTTATCGTTTATCATCAACAAAGTTTTTTAGCTTATTTACCACATTATTTAGCTAATATTACCTATACGCATTCTTTAATTTATCAAGATTGGTCGCCGTTTAACCCCCCTACCTGGACATTAGAGATAGAAATACAGTTTTATATATTAGCACCTTTTATGGCTTTAGCTTTATTTGCTATTAAAAATAAAATCTGGAGGAGAATAGCTATTATAAGCTTTACTGCTATTATAATGGGTTTACAACAATATTTCAAATTTTACCTTGCTCCTACTAGCTTAACTATTCTAGCTCATTTGCACTACTTTTTAATAGGTTTTCTTTTAGCTGATATTTATTTATGCGATTGGAATCATATCAAAAGAAATATCGGTTATGATATTCTTGGGCTACTTTCTATCATCTTACTCATAACTTTTTGGAGTTGGGATTTTGAATTATCGAATAGAATAATTGTTGTTTTAGCCTTGTTTTTCTTCTTCTACGCTGCGTTTAAAGGCATCTATATCAATAAATTTATTTGCAATAAATGGATTATGGCTATTGGCGGTATGTGTTATACCATTTACTTGGTTCACTTACCTATATCAGAGTTTATCATTAAATTCACCAAACATATTTATATTACCGATAGCTATTTTATAAATTTAGCTATTCAATTATTGATATTTTTACCGGTAACTATTTGTTTAAGCGCAATTTTTTTCTTGTTATTTGAGAAACCCTTTATGGATAAAAATTGGCTGCAAAATTTTCGCTCTAAACTTAAAAATTTATGA
- a CDS encoding glycosyltransferase produces MDNLFAILFVFIQIIIGINLVLPLILFIFWRFFANKNSIIPYVKHQQDFAIIVTAYQQTDLIPEVVKSLLAIDYENYHIYIVADNCKKNENLNFNHSSISVLYPEQIIASNTGSHFYAINHFVRQHEALMIIDSDNMVDKNILKEINNYFHVGFEAVQGIRAAKNLDTMIAKLDAARDIYYHFFDGKVLFQLGSSATLAGSGMAFTVDLYKKCLENTTIKGAGFDKVLQYLILCHQKRIAFCETAIVYDQKTSQSDQLVNQRSRWINTWFRYFKFGFKLISQSIKNFNFNQFLFGIILLRPPLFLLILLSGLFFLINSYLLNITAMIIWTISFLSFIITFVLALNVSHTDKKIYKALYSIPIFIYYQVISLLNAKNANQRSVATKHQVVKKQES; encoded by the coding sequence TTGGATAATTTATTTGCGATACTTTTTGTATTCATTCAAATAATCATTGGAATTAATTTAGTTCTTCCACTTATACTTTTTATTTTTTGGAGATTTTTCGCTAATAAAAATAGCATTATACCATACGTAAAACACCAACAAGATTTTGCAATTATTGTTACTGCATATCAACAAACAGATTTAATTCCTGAAGTTGTAAAATCACTTCTAGCAATAGATTATGAGAATTATCATATCTATATAGTTGCTGATAATTGTAAAAAAAACGAAAACCTAAACTTTAACCATTCTTCTATTAGTGTTTTATATCCAGAACAAATTATCGCCAGTAATACAGGTTCACATTTCTATGCTATTAACCATTTTGTTCGTCAGCATGAAGCTTTAATGATTATAGATAGTGATAATATGGTTGATAAAAACATCCTTAAAGAAATCAACAACTATTTTCATGTAGGTTTTGAAGCTGTACAAGGTATTAGAGCAGCAAAAAACTTAGATACTATGATTGCCAAACTAGATGCAGCCAGAGACATTTATTATCATTTTTTTGATGGAAAAGTTTTGTTTCAACTAGGTTCTTCTGCTACCTTAGCAGGCTCTGGAATGGCTTTTACCGTTGATTTATACAAAAAATGCCTAGAAAATACCACAATTAAAGGAGCAGGTTTTGATAAAGTTTTACAATATCTTATTCTTTGTCATCAAAAAAGAATAGCTTTTTGTGAAACGGCTATTGTATATGATCAAAAAACATCACAATCAGATCAATTGGTTAATCAAAGGTCTAGATGGATTAATACTTGGTTTAGGTATTTTAAATTTGGTTTTAAGTTGATATCACAAAGCATTAAGAACTTCAATTTTAATCAATTTTTATTTGGGATTATATTATTACGCCCACCACTATTTTTATTGATTTTACTTTCAGGCTTATTTTTCCTCATCAATAGCTATTTATTAAACATAACAGCTATGATTATTTGGACGATTAGCTTTTTAAGTTTCATTATTACTTTTGTCCTCGCTTTAAACGTATCACATACAGATAAAAAGATTTATAAAGCATTATACTCAATACCTATATTTATTTATTACCAAGTAATATCTTTATTGAATGCCAAAAATGCTAATCAAAGATCTGTAGCTACTAAGCATCAGGTTGTTAAAAAGCAAGAATCGTAG
- a CDS encoding O-antigen ligase family protein yields the protein MKSNLFSSDIFRIIIITLLGILLAWLVGSLTVKMELLALVVTIALASGIVYLVLVFKEPKIAFLSYVVYCFIISGLLRNNPQLPFGPVMEALLALSWLAIIFNYPKYNWSNLNNDYCILVLVWFIINILEVLNPADASILGWLNEIRFTALNWLLVAPIAFLLLNRRKDLNIFLAIIISMSVLATCYGLKQLWFGVSVGEQIWLDAGADLTHVLFGQLRVFSMYTDAGQFGASQAHVSLVALVLALGPFKLWKKIALGLAAGILFYGMLISGTRGALFALAAGGFFAIFLTKNFKVLILGTIMCVLFYGFLKYSTIGSGSYQINRLRTAVDPKDASLNVRFNNQKKLRLAMEDLPFGGGVGITGVNGDKYNADKYLSHIPPDSYWVKIWVMYGVVGLVVWFSIVMFILGKCCGIVWNLQDHGLRVKCIALTAGTAGLFFCSYGNEVMNGLPSSMMLYMSWSYVILAPKLDKETDVNKYV from the coding sequence ATGAAGTCAAATTTATTTTCTTCTGATATCTTTAGAATTATTATAATCACCCTTCTAGGTATATTATTGGCCTGGTTAGTTGGCTCATTAACCGTTAAAATGGAGCTCTTGGCTTTAGTTGTTACAATTGCCTTAGCATCAGGGATAGTTTACCTTGTCTTAGTATTTAAAGAGCCCAAAATTGCATTTCTTTCTTACGTTGTTTACTGTTTCATCATCTCCGGATTATTAAGAAATAACCCACAATTACCATTTGGGCCTGTAATGGAAGCTTTACTAGCACTTTCATGGCTTGCCATCATCTTTAATTATCCGAAATACAATTGGAGTAACCTTAATAACGACTACTGTATACTCGTATTGGTGTGGTTCATTATCAACATTCTAGAAGTACTAAACCCTGCTGATGCCAGCATTTTAGGTTGGTTAAATGAGATAAGATTTACTGCTTTAAATTGGCTTCTTGTAGCTCCTATTGCCTTTTTACTATTAAATAGAAGGAAAGACCTTAATATCTTTTTAGCCATTATTATCTCTATGTCTGTTTTAGCAACCTGTTATGGTTTAAAACAGTTATGGTTTGGCGTTTCTGTAGGTGAGCAAATATGGCTTGACGCAGGTGCAGATTTAACCCACGTTCTATTTGGTCAACTAAGAGTATTTTCTATGTATACCGATGCTGGACAATTTGGAGCATCACAAGCCCATGTAAGTTTGGTAGCGCTTGTTTTAGCTTTAGGTCCGTTTAAACTTTGGAAAAAAATTGCATTAGGATTAGCAGCAGGCATTCTTTTTTACGGAATGCTTATTTCTGGTACTCGAGGGGCATTATTTGCTTTAGCCGCAGGAGGTTTTTTTGCAATATTTTTAACTAAGAACTTTAAGGTTTTAATTCTTGGAACCATCATGTGTGTTCTTTTTTATGGATTTCTTAAATACTCTACCATTGGAAGTGGAAGCTATCAAATTAACAGGTTAAGAACTGCTGTAGACCCTAAAGATGCCTCTCTTAACGTAAGATTTAATAATCAGAAAAAATTGAGACTAGCCATGGAAGATTTACCTTTTGGTGGCGGTGTTGGTATAACTGGTGTTAATGGCGATAAGTATAATGCTGATAAATATCTCTCACATATACCGCCGGATAGTTATTGGGTAAAGATTTGGGTGATGTATGGTGTAGTAGGCTTAGTGGTTTGGTTTAGTATTGTGATGTTTATATTAGGAAAATGCTGTGGTATTGTGTGGAATTTACAAGATCATGGTTTAAGGGTAAAATGTATAGCTCTAACGGCTGGTACCGCCGGACTGTTTTTTTGTAGCTACGGTAATGAAGTTATGAACGGGCTACCATCATCTATGATGCTTTACATGTCATGGTCTTATGTAATACTTGCACCAAAGCTTGATAAAGAAACAGATGTAAACAAATATGTATAA
- a CDS encoding glycosyltransferase produces MISGKDIVIVGQQAWDVEIGSNCKNIALEFAQDNRVLYVNSPIKRKEFLKKNPDEKLQFRKRVIKKEVSGLVEIDHHFWNLFPDCYSESVHWLPDNFIFDMVNKINNKRYAKTIKKALKELGFKDIILFNDNDLHDSFHLKELLKPKLSIYYSRDYILATEYWNKHGKKLEPLLIAKSDLVVSNSLYLTNYCKQYNPSSYYVGQGCDFDLFLHPESIPKAEELKDIKTPIIGYVGAITSSRLDIEIMQKIALDKPEWTIALVGNEDDAFQKSNLHQQDNVLFLGSKKVDELAKYINSFDVCINPQLLNQLTIGNYPRKIDEYLALGKPVVATQTEAMEVFKDYVFLAKDKEEYTTLIEQALLTNTQQIAQQRIAFALTHTWKNSVKEIYKAISTKLKS; encoded by the coding sequence ATGATAAGTGGCAAAGACATCGTCATTGTAGGGCAACAAGCTTGGGATGTTGAAATTGGCAGCAATTGTAAAAATATTGCCCTCGAGTTTGCTCAGGATAACCGTGTTTTATACGTCAACAGCCCAATTAAAAGAAAAGAGTTTCTTAAAAAGAATCCCGATGAGAAATTACAATTCAGAAAGCGTGTTATAAAAAAAGAAGTCTCGGGTTTAGTGGAAATAGACCATCATTTTTGGAATCTATTTCCTGATTGTTATAGCGAATCTGTTCATTGGCTACCAGATAATTTTATTTTTGATATGGTAAACAAAATCAACAATAAGCGCTATGCTAAAACAATAAAAAAAGCACTTAAAGAATTAGGCTTTAAAGATATTATCTTGTTTAATGATAACGATTTACATGATAGCTTCCACCTTAAAGAGCTATTAAAGCCAAAGCTTAGCATTTATTATTCTAGAGATTACATTTTAGCTACCGAATATTGGAATAAACATGGTAAAAAGCTTGAACCTTTATTAATAGCAAAAAGTGATTTAGTTGTTTCAAATTCTCTTTATTTAACCAATTATTGCAAGCAATACAATCCATCTTCATACTACGTTGGTCAAGGTTGTGATTTTGATTTATTTCTTCATCCAGAAAGTATCCCTAAAGCTGAGGAACTTAAAGACATCAAAACTCCTATTATTGGTTATGTAGGCGCTATCACAAGTTCTAGATTAGATATAGAAATTATGCAAAAAATAGCTTTAGATAAACCAGAATGGACAATCGCTTTAGTAGGAAATGAAGATGATGCTTTCCAGAAAAGTAATCTTCATCAACAAGACAATGTTTTATTCTTGGGCTCTAAAAAGGTTGATGAATTAGCTAAATATATTAATAGCTTTGATGTTTGTATCAATCCACAGTTGCTAAATCAATTAACCATTGGTAATTACCCACGTAAAATTGATGAGTATTTAGCATTAGGAAAACCTGTGGTAGCAACCCAAACAGAAGCTATGGAAGTTTTTAAAGATTATGTGTTTTTAGCAAAAGATAAAGAAGAATATACCACTCTCATTGAACAGGCATTATTAACAAATACACAGCAAATTGCTCAACAAAGAATAGCATTTGCTCTGACACACACATGGAAAAATTCTGTAAAAGAAATTTACAAAGCCATTAGTACAAAATTAAAAAGTTAA
- a CDS encoding acyltransferase, whose amino-acid sequence MSVLERIKSDPFLKKIALWLLIPRNRYSPRLWVKLFLNPFKHHKGKGTIIRRRSRLDVFPFKAFNVGKNALIEDFTVINNAVGDVNIGNDVVVGLSNVIIGPVNIGNNTIIAQHVVISALNHQYEDIHVAPKNQKILTKLVDIGDDAWIGANCVITAGVKIGKHCIIGAGSVVTKNIDDYSVAVGNPAVVVKRYNWETKSWEKVV is encoded by the coding sequence ATGTCCGTTTTAGAAAGAATAAAATCCGATCCATTTTTAAAAAAAATAGCTTTATGGTTGTTAATCCCACGAAATAGATATAGCCCAAGATTATGGGTGAAGCTTTTTCTAAATCCGTTTAAGCATCATAAAGGAAAAGGTACTATCATTAGAAGACGAAGCAGGTTAGATGTTTTTCCTTTTAAAGCATTTAATGTTGGAAAAAATGCTTTGATAGAAGATTTTACTGTTATTAATAATGCTGTTGGTGATGTAAATATTGGTAACGATGTTGTTGTTGGTTTATCAAACGTTATTATAGGACCTGTTAATATAGGGAACAATACAATTATTGCTCAACATGTGGTTATTTCTGCTTTAAATCATCAGTATGAAGATATTCATGTAGCACCTAAAAATCAGAAAATACTTACTAAACTGGTTGATATTGGTGATGATGCTTGGATAGGTGCTAATTGCGTAATCACGGCTGGAGTTAAAATAGGAAAACATTGTATTATAGGTGCTGGTAGCGTGGTAACTAAAAATATTGATGATTATAGCGTTGCCGTTGGTAATCCGGCGGTAGTGGTAAAAAGATATAATTGGGAAACTAAAAGCTGGGAGAAAGTAGTTTAA
- a CDS encoding response regulator produces MKLMDKAQNTSKKKILLVDDELAILKLLEFILKDEYELITRNNGFDALSWLDNGNIPDLIISDMEMPYFDGADLVKSIKVSGFYREIPIIVLSGSESLENIKAKIPYDISGLMAKPFNPGLLKEKIKTLLN; encoded by the coding sequence ATGAAACTAATGGATAAGGCTCAAAATACTTCAAAGAAAAAAATTCTTTTGGTTGATGATGAATTAGCTATTTTGAAATTATTAGAATTCATATTAAAAGATGAGTACGAACTAATAACTAGAAATAATGGTTTTGATGCGCTTAGCTGGTTAGATAATGGAAATATTCCAGATTTAATTATTTCAGATATGGAAATGCCTTATTTTGATGGTGCTGATTTAGTTAAATCTATTAAAGTAAGTGGTTTTTATAGAGAAATTCCTATTATTGTATTATCAGGTTCAGAATCTTTAGAAAATATCAAAGCTAAAATACCTTATGATATTAGTGGACTCATGGCAAAGCCTTTTAATCCGGGATTATTAAAGGAAAAAATTAAAACCCTGCTTAATTAA